Part of the Lycium ferocissimum isolate CSIRO_LF1 chromosome 6, AGI_CSIRO_Lferr_CH_V1, whole genome shotgun sequence genome, CAGTCCAAACAATGGCAATTGCACACGGAAATATGTCCATACTGATAGTAAAAACCAAACTATGTGCAAGGCCAAAACGCACAATACaaattcacaaaaataaaatctaattcatgattcatattgCAGTCATTTAATAAAAGTTCAAATCCAAAACATAAAGCTCACTTCAAAATCCTTCTCAGAACTTCAAAACCATAGCATTAAAGTACTCAAAATCAGCAGTAAAACAGAAGCATAAACGAAATCTAACGGTATGATTTCTGGAACCTAGAACGAGCACCACGACCACCAAACTTCTTGGGCTCACATCGTCGAGGATCAGCAACAAGCAAAGTCCTATCATATCGCACAAGTATATCCTTAATCTCCTTCTTAGATTGTTCATCAACATACTTCTGGTAAAACGCAACAAGTGCCTTCGCGATGGATTGACGAATAGCGTAGATTTGTGAAGTGTGACCTCCCCCTTTCACACGGATCCTCATATCTACTCCAGCAAAACGGTGTCGTCCTAACAGTAAAATAGGTTCGACGGCCTTGTACCTGAGAAATGATGTCATACAATTATGCAGTTAATGAAGGGGCAATCTTAAGATGGAAAATAACATTAGGTGCAAATTAGGCACTAGACTGATGGGGGTATTTGTGAGCCATTTCAAATACGTTGAGAACATTTTTGATAAAACGGGTGGAAGGAGAAACAAATTTGATCGAATACGCGAAAGAAGAGCATTTTTGAGCCATTTTTAATACGTTAAGGACATCTTTGACACTTttaacatttaaataatataatctGATTGTGTATAAAAcaaaagggaaattttcaaaaataaacagTGCATCTACTTagtataatcatatataaataaatttggtccaatAGGCGGACACGGTTTTTTTGAGCCATTTCTAATACGTTAAGAGCATTTTGCAATTTTGATTCACTAGGTGGTAGGAGGACATTTTTAGCCAATTATAATACGCTAAGGGAATTTACAACCATTTTCGTTTAAATTATATAAGCTGATAGTGTATAAAATAGGGTTAATAGCGCTTTTTGTCCCTCAATTATTGGTAAATTCTAATTTAGATCCTTGTGATATCTGACTAAGCACAGTTaacttcaattaattgaaatgcGCACTTTTGATcacaatattcacaaatttaccACAATCATTAGTCATTCCACCACTTAATTACTCATGTATTAAGTTAAGGTTGTACTGTTACTCCACATTTGACAGTCGTATACGTTCTAAAAGCAGTTCCATGACAACATACTCCTTACATAAAGGGACTAAAAACACACATTTCTCTTAATTGAAGGCTAAATATGCTGCGTCacatatcacaagtaccaaaatCCGAATATACCTATAATTTAGGTACCAAAAATACTATTAACCCAAAAAATTATAGACAGATAGCGCGGATTCGCGTATCTACTCCAGCAAAACGGTGTCGTCCTAACAGTAAGATAAGTCGTTCAGAGCATGATAATATGTTAAGAGCGTTTTTTATCGGAAAAAGAGACAAATTTGATCGAATATGTGGAAGAATATCATTTTTAATACATTAAGTACATTTATATGACACTTTTAACATGGATACCCATATCTAAACGGTGTGGTTGTAAGAGTAAAAGTAGGTAACCTGAGAATTTCAGGTTGGACAAGCTCGATAGGAACACCGTTGATTTTGATCAAACCTTTCCCACGTTTGCAGTGTGTTACTGCTACCGCTGTCTTCTTCCGACCGAAACATTGTACTGACTCCGCTGTTGCCGCCGCCGCCTCCATCTTGTTGTTCTTCTCTGCTTTGCTTTTGCTTTGGGAGAAATGGCTAACCCTAGGTCTGGAGGTTTTTAAGGTGCAATGAGGTCTTAAATATTAGGGTTTTATTTTGGGCTTTCAGATTTGTTGAGTAGTGAGTTTGGGCTACCTACTTGGGTTTTATTTGTGGGCCGAATCCTGTAATCAGTAAATAATTGGATTAAATTGGCAAATAATCAAATGTTAGTCATTAATGGGAaaactactatatatatacattaaggagaaatatttacgaaacgtgaagataatttttcttatttacaaaacataacgatatattacgaaccatgacggattttcatatatttttccttttttaattttttttccagaaaatatattttttttaaaataataatttttttaaaaaagaaattttatttttaaaaaattaattttttaaaaaaaatattaattttttttttttgctcaaaggcataaaaaattatctcaaatttttgtgtatgaaatgtatatgtgtgagcgaaatttttaatataattgtcatacacaaaattgtgagcgaaaactttaagccttgaatattgtatgaaagttgttacaatatttgttgtagttgtattaattttccagaaacctaatatgaactttatacaaaaaatgtgaatgaaattttaagtcttgagggagatatacacattttataccATTCTCacgcataaaattttgagcgcaatgtttaagccttgatcgagatacACActtcatacgttcttcatacataaaatttgaacgaactttttaagccttgagcaagatatacacatttcatacacaaaactTGAGCGATTactttaagtcttgaatgttgtataaaaattgtatacaatgttgttgtagttgtattaattttacagaaatctaatatgaactttatacacgaaaatgtgagcgaaattttaagacttgagcgagatacaaatttcatctttgttttcatacacacaattttgagcagattttttaagccttgaacgagatatacacatttcatacatttttcataccattttcatacactaaattttgagcaaactttttaagctttgagcgagatatacacatttcatacaacttgcATACGTaaatttttgagcgaaaaaaatattttaaaaaatttataaaaaaaaacatgttttgtataggttttgtaatgttatgttttgtaaatataaaactgtTGTCAAGTttcataaatatttctccttaaaatgtatatatacgtagttgtcCCTAATTTAAATGTTATTTAACATTTAGCCTTTTTCTAACACGGTTTTGGATAAAAATACTccatctgaaatacaaatacTCTAGCAAAACGTGTTTAAGTTCGAAGATTTGACAATTCATGGAATTTGAACTGATAAATGTTCAAACTCCAATAGTTGTTTTTGGAGTTCTTCCGTGTTTTAAGAAAGGATATTTTGTTCCAAATATATCTTTTGTGTCAAAGAATtgactattttttaattaaatttcaaactgTGGCTAAATATTAATAATTGGTTTAAAGTGGCCATGCCAtctaatttttttcataatagTTTTGTGGGGAAGTCTATTCAATGTCATTTAAGGCGCAAccaattcttaaaatttttgtATCCATAGCAGTTAAGGGCCGGTTTCTAACATTAATATCACCATTGTTGCAGGCTACAAGAAGTGGACCTCCAATTTCGAATATGAAATGTGAGTTTTAATCGAGTATAGGTGGAAAAACGTGTTTCTTCTTCCAACGGCAATTGTATGCAAGATTTCATTGAGTAAATTAACAAAACCACATAAAGATCACCAGAATCGCAAGCATGAAAATTGTGGATCATCAATTTCAACTATGAAAAGTAAGTTTAAATCAAATGAGtgttaatgaaaattttgaaaacattGGAAAGGATGAAGATTAGCTATATAAACTGCCAAAATCTTTGCGTATTAATAGAAAATACGAAAACTACTCATAAAAAGGATGATAGGTTAAATTATGGGTTTTTAGTCTTACGTATGAAAATATTGGCTATTAATCTAAAGGGTGGATCCGACTCCTCTCCATAAAAATAGGAGTATATTTATGGACAAGATGATATATAGCTtaggaggtcacgggttcgagctgTTAAGACAACCTCTTGCAGAAAAGACTGCGTAAAATAGACCCTTATGGTCCGGCCCTTTCGCGGACCCTGCGCATAGTGGAGTTTAGTGCCTTTGGGCTGGCTTTTTATAATATGTAGCTTAGATTGTGggattaataaaaaatttggaagaaaactaTATTAATTATCTAAACCATGATTAGGGCCTTGTATTAATCAATTAAATCATAGCTGTTAATTTTAACCTATGCCATGTATCTTAAATCCAAGCAAGAACTTGAGGAAGatggagagaagagaaaaggagaagAGCCAACAAAAACTTGGCgaagagaaatggagaagaGCCGGTTCGCTAACAGATTGGGTTTCAAgccttgataaaaaaaaaatttgggtcatGAAGCTGCTTTTTGAGTTTTAAATAATACTTTTAAAGAAGTTGGGTGATTTTCCGCCAACTTCATCAAATTTAATTGCCAATAATGATATTTAGGGAATTAAGTGATTGACTTTGTagctagaaaaataaaattgttttgATTTTACTATAAATCTATTAGTATTAGTTAAGTGATCTTTTGTGTAATTCTCTTTATTTCATCATGGCAAGAATAGAGGAATGTTGTTTAAACAACcgaacaaaataatataaagtATAATATTTCACCAGATACTGTCTACCAACTAATGTATCGAGTAAGTTTTTTTACCAAAATTCAGACATATGGAAAtaagttttctatttttttctttaatctcTAATGAGATTTGAACTTAATTGCATCCCGTGATTTTTACTTACTTCATCGACCCTTTGGATGCATGCAACTGAATAAAGTCTAGCGTATTACCAGTTTACATCATTACATTTTGCACCACAAAAGGGTGTTGTGTGATGAATAGGATTTCTTCACTCTTAATTAGAGTTTTGAGTTCAGGTCCTCGAAATGGAGAAACCCCCAATAACAAGTGATCTCCCCTTTAATTAGCCTTACGCAATGCAATCCAAATTAATCAGACCAGTAATATTAAATACCAAACGATTATAAAAAAACATCCTTACACTTTGTGTTTGCACATCAAAGTAATTTTCAAACAAACGCATAACTTTTCattgtgaaaaagaaaagataagaatTCATGGATGCAGCTATCCGACGTGGGAGATCAGATGTTGGagacttctttcttgatgattGAGACTAGATAGTTGAATCTGGTCAAACGATCTTAATAGTAATTGATTTGAAGGAAATTGCATGTTACCACCCGTTTTCTGGTTCAATTAtgcttttttccttcttttttttttcaacaaagcTTAAGTTAAGAATTTGCATGAGTTTTctaatataataatagctacacCTACAAATATGATTTTCTCTGTCCAACATAAATATTACGTAAAATTAATCGGAGTAGAAATGCAAGAAGCTTTTCTTTAGCTGCcaagaaatggaggaaattctACTGGCGAGTGTATTTGCATGCTTTTTGAGTGGGTGTCTGTGATTTTCCATTTTCTTATTCGtcaaaatattacataaattgcCGGGAAATTTAACGGGGAGAGCAAGCGAAATCTGATAGAAACGGGTTATTGAAAAACGACAAATACTTACTCGTGCTCACAATTAGGGTGTCAAATGATCGGGTTGGAATAATGGACGAGCCAAAATGGATTGAACTAATAAATAGTTCGGGTCATAACTGTCCAAAATTTGCTCTGGTAAAAAATGATCAAGTCAATTTAGACTAAATAATGGGTCATGACGAACCCCACcaacttataattatttttcatttgtttgtttgttcttttataacTTGTTTTATTATCGAATAAAACTAACATAAGGTTTTTAAACTAACTTG contains:
- the LOC132059756 gene encoding small ribosomal subunit protein uS9-like; the protein is MEAAAATAESVQCFGRKKTAVAVTHCKRGKGLIKINGVPIELVQPEILRYKAVEPILLLGRHRFAGVDMRIRVKGGGHTSQIYAIRQSIAKALVAFYQKYVDEQSKKEIKDILVRYDRTLLVADPRRCEPKKFGGRGARSRFQKSYR